The nucleotide sequence AGAACTTGCAGTGATTTTTTCAACAGCCAACTTTTCAAATGATGCTGATAACGATGAAAATACAACCGTAGATTACGATGAGAGTGAATTGAATTTAGGTATGTATACACTCTGCAAGTAATATATCACCTGTTGGATATCATTACCACTAAGTATGTAGGTTGCCCCATGCAATCACTCGATTATCAATATGGTTTATTCATCTTGCGGCTGTTGGAGGCAGTCAATAAACCTAAGAATTGGAAACATGGCTGACATTCACATTTCACTCAAATTTGTCGTTTTTGAGTCTGTTTACCTGGCCTTAATCGCTTATATTTAAACTGATTCTGCTTCTGTGAAAGATGACATTGACCTTGATGATTTTGGGGACAAACCAAAAGATCAGAAAATGTTGGCCGCTCTTAACAAAAAGAACTTGGCAAGCAAATTCCAGGTTTTGAAAGGTTAGTTCTGGCTTGTAGATTGATTCTTCCTGTATTTGCAACCTGTTCTAGTCCAATAGCTTGCTTTTGTATATGCATACAGCATACCTATCTCTCTTCAGGTGCATCATTAAATCTTTGCATCTGTACTCTGTAGTCTGCCTATGGCTAGATGTTTTGAGCTGACAGACTTTTGAAAATATTCACTCTTCAGTTTTCAAACAGACGAAGAAAGGTTCCGCCACAGTAGAGCAGCCAGACGAAAAGGGCAGTGCAGTTGATCAGATCAAGAAAAAATATGGATTTCCTTCATCAAGTGTAAGTAGAGTGGCATCCAAAAGTGCATGCTTCTGATGTAGTTGAAGTAAATTTTGTCTTGGTTCTAGTAATCATTACTTGATCTCTAAGACTAGGAATTGTGCTAGCTAGGATGTAAGagaattgttcttttttttttttttttttttatggctgCAGGAGTCTGGTGTTCTTAAGATGGCAGAAAACAAACTGCATGAGAATTTGAGGAAGTTGCAGGTACCATTCATGACTCTGCAAATTTAAGGGCAGTTTTATTGATGCTTGAAACATTTTGTTTCTTTGCGAATTAAACTTTGGGTGTGGACTGGATTGGACAGGGTATCAGCTTAAAAAGTTCAGAGATGCAAGACACTGCCAAGTCATTCTCTTCCATGGCAAAAGAAGTGTTGCGAACTGCAGAGCACGACAAAAGAAGCATATAATTATTGGTTAACACTTGGACTGAGATATGGAGTTACTTTTATTTCTTCCTGTATAGATAATTCATCGCCATGTAGATGGCTTTGGAAACATAATTTCGTACTTGTGGAAGTACTATTTATTCTCTCTCTATCCTAATGTACACATATTACAAATGTCTGCcaaatgaaaatgaatttgTGAGTTTGCTCAGTGTTGATGAACCTTAAACTACAGAGTAACGAAATGTCATTTCATTTCATGCTCGTATACCAGACACTTCAGTGGTTGACGAATTTtcactagcattgaaaatcaatccaaccacTCTACTAAACAGACCCACCCTATATCATTAAGTGGTTGACAGATTTCCGCTTAGCAACATCAACTATACCAGACACTTCCTACTGATAATCCAAACATCTTCACAAAACTATTTTCCAGAAAAATATAACCCATTAAAGTCATAGGTGTACCCCACTTGTCTTCACTTCAGAATAAAGACAGTCATTTCATTTCAAAGAGTTTTCGCGAGGAAGCCAAAAGAGCACGACTAAAGTAAATAACACTCCGCTATGTTGACCTATTCAACtacataataaaaaatattccaaCAGTTGGTTAATCAGAAACTTAATTTAACAAAGTATTAACACCCCACGCTTGTAATAATAGACTGGAGAGCCACCAAAATAGCACCAAGAGAAAAATTATACTGGAGAGcataagagaaaaaaattaaaagctaGAAAGAAATCTGGGCAATGAAAAGCTTCTTTTTTTAAGTACAGATCCACATGAAACACCAGGAAGATCCTTAAACTAACACCCTTGTTTGCTTGTCCTAAGCTGGTCTAAGAGGCTGACTGATAAAGCTATCATGCCATAAAATTAAACTATGAAGGGTAAATTTATCATATTTTGAGAAGTCTATAGTAAGTTACTTCACATTTCCACCTATGACTCTCCACTAGTTCTTGActaatcatcatcttcttcctcctacaaaagtcaagaaaaaaaaaagttaatcaatagaattcaaataaaaagggaaaaaggtgATCAAAAACCATTGCAAGTTACTGAATAAACCAACCTCTCCagtttcatcttcatcttcctcatcatcatGCACTTCAGACCTGGACTTTTCATCagattcttcttcctcttccacaTTGGTTCCCTCCTATGAATTAAAAGTAAAAGTTGTAATCCCCAAGAAAATATACTGTAAACATCTATGATTGCAATAAGTACCAGTTTCTTGTTGTAAGCCTCCATATTCTTATTGTAATCACTTTTTCTCTTCTCTGCTTTCTCTACATAGGGAGCTTTATCCTGACAGTTCAATGAAGGTTAAATAAATTTCACAcagtaaattaaataaataaaaataaaaatgataatactaatcaatttaaaataattactCACAGCATCTGACATGGATTTCCATCTAGCACCGGCAGCTTTACCCACCTATTTTAATTTCAATACATTGGTAGTACCATTAAATATTGAACAAAACTACGATATAGATCAGTTCAATTAGAGACCACTTACAGCAGAGACAGATTTATTATCAGGATTTTCCCTCTTGAACTCTTGCCTAAACTCCTCCCTtatttcatcaaaaaaaaaaaaacccacaacaAAAAATAGTAAAACAGAGATGAAAAACATCCAAAACGCGAAAcgaggaaaaataaataaaatcgaGAAAGATCGTATCATACATGAAAACAAAGAAGGCACTCGGAGGCCTCTTCGGCCTGTTCGGATCCTTTGCAGCCTTCTTTTGCTTCTTCGGTTGCCTCTTGCTGACTTTCTCCGTTGCCGAACCTCTCTTCTTCAGTCTAAGAACAACATCCAAATCACAAATTTCACTCGGATTATATTAACGCATATGAACTCAATAAGCAAAAGCAACCATGTAAAAACTTACTTGGCATCGGTGTTGTTGGTTTCAGCCTTTGATTTACCCTTCATAGTGAATCCTGCaggaaaacagaagaaaatcGATGAGAATCGCCGGGAAATCGTTCCAAAACCGAAGGAATCGTTCTGAGTCGGCGCCGCAAGGTCTCCGAGTTACCTGTAGGGCTAGGAGACAGAGAGGAAAGGATATGTTTGGGGGGGTTTGTGTGTGAGAGCGTGTGCTAAAACTAAAAGAGGAAGCAAGCGAGATAAGGAAAAGGGTGTTTTGGGCCAAAACACGAATTgaaaacaaatttcaaaatttccGAATTAATACCATCCAACATTAAAATCGCGGTTTTACGCGGGATTTTAAAAGTCCTTTGCCACGTCCCCGATCCGTGTGCTTTCACATGATTGGTTCTCCATCGTCTTCTGAGTTTCCCTGGCTTTGCCAGTTGTGCGTTTTCCCTCTTATCTTTTTGGACACGTGGACTTCCATTGCTGAAATGACATGAATGGGCATGTAATAATCTTCCAAGggctattttattttttaagatgCCATAATGCAAAGGGCGGAATGTACAATCCTACCACTCGTGGCATGTTAACATGCTTTCAGT is from Tripterygium wilfordii isolate XIE 37 chromosome 14, ASM1340144v1, whole genome shotgun sequence and encodes:
- the LOC120015639 gene encoding HMG1/2-like protein, with product MKGKSKAETNNTDAKLKKRGSATEKVSKRQPKKQKKAAKDPNRPKRPPSAFFVFMEEFRQEFKRENPDNKSVSAVGKAAGARWKSMSDADKAPYVEKAEKRKSDYNKNMEAYNKKLEGTNVEEEEESDEKSRSEVHDDEEDEDETGEEEEDDD